The following DNA comes from Candidatus Zixiibacteriota bacterium.
GAGTCGAGATAGATGAAGGGGAGAGAGGCGGAATCCGCAAGCGCTTCCAGCGATGACTGCGAGAGATGATTGATGCCGATATTATATAAAATGGGGGAGCCGCCGCTGAGCCGCAGAAAGTTATCAGCGGCGGAGTTTTCATGAGCATATAACTGACGGGCGGTAATCAGGCAATGTTCAGCCTGGATAAATTCCCGGTTGCGCCAAAAGGCGACGCCGAGGTTGTTCCAGAGAAGAGGATTGTTCTGCTCCTGTCGAAGAGAATCTTCATACATCTTCTTGACCGCGGCGGCAGGGAGATTTTCAGTGAAAGCCGACTGGAATACGGCGCGGGTGAAAAAATCGCCGTCACCGTATAACTGATGAAATAGATTGCTGTCGAGGCAGTAACTAATGTTTTGTCCCAGAATCGCGGCGAGCGGTTGGGGAATTATCGTTTCACCGGTTCGACCTGTTAAATGGGTGAAGACACGGAATTGCAGACCGGCGGGCCAGAGGCGCGGCGCGGGCGGTTTCAGGATAATCAGCGGAATCAGTCTCTGACGGCATTCGGTCTTTATCAGACGAAGATTCTCCTCAAATTCATCAGAGGAAACGCGCGGTTTTAAAGGCTGCGCGGGCGCCACATTTTCTTTTTCGCGGTGAAAGAATAAGGACTGGAGAAATCGGTAAAAAGCGGAACCCTGTAAGAGTTTTCTGAGTGAAATCAGTTTCTGTTTCTGCAGCAGTTCCCGGTCGGAATATTCGCCCGAAATAGAGGCGTCATTATTGCCGCAGTACAGAATCACGGCATCGGGCTGGTAAGACCATCCTTTATTCCGCAGGAAGTGAATAATCTGCTCGCTGGAGTAACCGGAAACGGCGGCGTTGACCAGTTCGATTTCGGCCTTTCCCGCCAGATTGAGTTGAAGAAAATGACGCAGCAGTTCTCCGAAAGCCTGTTTTCGGGAAATGAGCCCTAACCCTACGGGGGAGGAATCTCCGAGCAGGAGGATGCGGAACTGGTTGCGGGTTTTCTTTATGGGCAATTCATCGCCGAGGAGATGGCTGGAGTTGGTTTTAATCAGCGGATTCTGGAGATTGGCGCGGAAACGCCAGAGAAGTTCGGGGTCCGGTTCGTGCCAGTCGAAGAAGCGACTGAAAAACGCCGTTTGCCATCCTTCGGAGGGCTCGAGCGAGAGAGCGTTTCGGCCGGTCTTAAATTCAACTAACCGCGCGACCGCTTCCAGAGCCAGGAGGCTTAAGACAATGGCAATTACTGCGAATATCAGTTTTCGAGGCATCTTGATGTCAACTTCTTTAAGTAGCGTGAGCAAATATAAATAACTATTTCGAGGAGAAGGGATTTTTTGTATCTTTGAGCGGTATGATGGAGTTTCCGGAAATTCTTATGGAGCGCCTGAAAAAGGCGAAGAAGGTGGCGGTTTTGACCGGGGCCGGGATATCGGCGGAATCGGGGGTGCCGACTTTTCGTGGCAAGGAGGGACTCTGGTCGAAATTTCGTCCCGAGGAACTGGCGACGGTGGAAGCGTTTATGAGCAATCCCAAGCTGGTCTGGGAGTGGTATTTGCATCGGCGGGAGATTATGAATAAAGTATCGCCGAACGCCGCGCATTACGCCCTGGTGGAAATGGAGAAATTTTATCCTGATTTCACATTGATTACGCAAAATGTGGATGGCTTGCACCGAAGAGCCGGCTCGCAGAAGGTTCTGGAAGTGCACGGGAATATAACTAAGAATAAATGTTTTGAATGCGGCGAGCCGTATGAAGGGGAGATAAGTCTCGAAGGCGGGAATCTTCCCCGGTGCGATTGCGGCGGCCGTATTCGCCCGGATGTGGTCTGGTTCGGGGAGATGCTTCCGGAGCGGGCATTAAGCGATGCTTTTGAGGCGTCATCGCGGGCGGAACTGTTTTTCTCTATCGGCACCTCGGCGCTGGTGCACCCGGCGGCGGCTATGCCGTTGACGGCAAGACGTCACCGGGCATATCTGGTGGAGATAAACCTGGAGCCGACTCCGCTGACCGAGTACGCCGATTTTGCCCTGCAGGGAAAATCGGGGGAGATTCTTCCTCAGTTAGTTGAGATATTCAAGAAATGATAAGAAAATCGGCCGAGGAAATAATAAGGCTCGGGGAGGAGTTGTTCGAAACACTTACGCGGTGTGAACTTTGTCCTCAAGATTGCCGGGTGAATCGCCGCGAGGG
Coding sequences within:
- a CDS encoding SGNH/GDSL hydrolase family protein, whose product is MPRKLIFAVIAIVLSLLALEAVARLVEFKTGRNALSLEPSEGWQTAFFSRFFDWHEPDPELLWRFRANLQNPLIKTNSSHLLGDELPIKKTRNQFRILLLGDSSPVGLGLISRKQAFGELLRHFLQLNLAGKAEIELVNAAVSGYSSEQIIHFLRNKGWSYQPDAVILYCGNNDASISGEYSDRELLQKQKLISLRKLLQGSAFYRFLQSLFFHREKENVAPAQPLKPRVSSDEFEENLRLIKTECRQRLIPLIILKPPAPRLWPAGLQFRVFTHLTGRTGETIIPQPLAAILGQNISYCLDSNLFHQLYGDGDFFTRAVFQSAFTENLPAAAVKKMYEDSLRQEQNNPLLWNNLGVAFWRNREFIQAEHCLITARQLYAHENSAADNFLRLSGGSPILYNIGINHLSQSSLEALADSASLPFIYLDSALQADYFSLRIKQKYLDAIDRLDTVGVMILDLPALFHSRGGEKLFIDHCHPTAEGHRLIAELLTDKILASGIIKASP
- a CDS encoding NAD-dependent deacylase, whose translation is MERLKKAKKVAVLTGAGISAESGVPTFRGKEGLWSKFRPEELATVEAFMSNPKLVWEWYLHRREIMNKVSPNAAHYALVEMEKFYPDFTLITQNVDGLHRRAGSQKVLEVHGNITKNKCFECGEPYEGEISLEGGNLPRCDCGGRIRPDVVWFGEMLPERALSDAFEASSRAELFFSIGTSALVHPAAAMPLTARRHRAYLVEINLEPTPLTEYADFALQGKSGEILPQLVEIFKK